One Echeneis naucrates chromosome 16, fEcheNa1.1, whole genome shotgun sequence genomic window, TGCCTTCAGATTTTACAGCGGCGAAAGCGTTACAGGAGGAAAAGCAAGTACAAACCAGTTCAAGTAAAATCCTGTTTAAACTTTAGATTTAATTTTCTtaactctggaaaaaaaagctCAAAGATGGGAGGACATCTGCAATGAAATCCCACAACAATAACGATTATCtacaaataaagagaaagaatgtCTTACAAAACATCTTTTGTAACACTGTTAAACAGACTGACTCAGTATCTTATTCACTAGGGGCAGGATTATAGCTAGTGCTCCCTGAATCAGGAGTTCAGTGGCCATGTGCTTCCTCATACAACAGAGCAGGCATGCAACATAATGATGGAGgcaactgaggaaaaaaaaaaaaaaaaaaaaggacccaTTTTTACAGTTGATGGAGATGGGAATGGCAGAAAGGAGAACACACGTTGGTAAAGACAGCTAATTCCAACACTGGGCAGGAATTCACTTTACATCTGCGCTttgaaacagatcagaggagaaaatgtgtcaaactgaggcagggaagaaaaaggacaaggaGGCTGCTCTTTAGTTAAATATTTGGGATTTCCAAAGAATTTAAGAGGCGTATCTAACCCTGTTATGCCTCTGTTCATAATTCCATGTtgcctttctcttcctgcaTTTGTTCATTGGTCACGACAGAGACCACAGCATCCTGGAATGATTTGCCAGCATCTGACAaaaatggtctttttttttttgtgtgtttttgttgtttttttgtttttttttttattctccccACAGAGCTTGGCAGCACTGCTCTCGTATTAGCCTCCAGTTAGGATAAAACTGAGTTATTACATCAAAGCTGGCCTCAGAAACCTTCAGAATAAACGCTTTCAAAAGATTTATGCTGTTAGGAACAGAACTGTGGCAATTGAGACATGATCAAACCCTCCTGAGCTGCTACAGAAAcatccctgtctgtctcctggtgggccatacacacagacacacagacacacagacacacacacacagacacacagacacacacacacagacacacacacacagacacacacacacacacacacacacacacacacacacacacacgcgcacactgAGGAGCTGTGAGGTGGAcattttatgtatgaaaatggaaatgatgacaaaaaatgtATCACTAAAAATACCACCacttcaagagaaaaaaaataattaaaaatctaTATACATTGCATGTATTCGTTAAAGTGACTGAGCCCGTTAGATTTCTAGACAGTAGTTGGATTTAGCAGCAAATTCTCTTCTCAATAAATATAGATGTACAGTATATAAATGTCTCTTTTGGGCCATAATCAGGCCAAACCTGGGAGGGTGTCACTCTGTGGAGGTTCCCAAGTTCTTTTGGGGGGGAAGcgatgatgattatgatggtgatgatgttcCATGCCAACATCCGTCTCAAGTTACTGATCCATCAGTGAGACCGTATAGCCAGGACATCCTtcccaaataaaaataataaaaaaagtaaaaaaaaaaaaaaaaaagcagtccaGAGAGTCTAAAACAACATGCTTTGTCTTCTGCTCTTTCCGTTGCCtgaaggagaaagggagaggcacaattagacatttatttattttacaaaagcTAACCAATCACTGCTGACTGTGTTGCTGAGGCCAATCCTAATCATGCACCTGTCCTTTTCCTTAGTCCATCAATAACCCCCTCCCCTCTTACAGTTTTAAAACGACCAGTCAAAGGACTGACTGCTGCGTTGTCTGCTCACCTGACTCGGGGTGTAAGTTCCGGTAGCCGGGatctttctgcagctgcacctCCTTCAGTGTGAATATGGATATGTCTGCCAGAGAGGCAGAGTCCGTCAGTGCTACAGAACTTAAGCCTTGCCAGCACAATAATGTCTTTGTTATGAGGCTATAACTGATCCTTGATGTTCATTGCAATATCCTTCAAATTGTACCTAACAGGGACTGCCAAGTCTGCAATACTGCATTGCCATTTCATGACTCACTCTCTGGCAGTGTGTGCACACGTGGCCCCAGGCTCCTGAAGTACGGCTGTCTCATTGCTTCATCAGCAGAGATCCTCTTTTTTGACTCGTACTAAGAAATTTAGGGCAGTAAAAGAAACACATGATCATTAAAGAACAATGAATTGGGTTGGAAGTAATTGTGTATGAGCTGATGTGCTCTGATGAACATCCTTCCAAAAATACAACTCCAACATACCTGCAAAATGTGTCATGGTGCTTTTAATGTGGCATTAATGCCTGACAAGTACTGAGAGACTCACTTTTAagaatgacatcagcaggtcAATGCCATCAGTGTCCAACCTGCAgcaagggaggaggggggggggggggggggggggagagagagtagGAGCAGGGAGGTCAGCAGAGGTGGGGTGACTCACAGATGCGGGTGAGTGTAAGGAAGGAAATGGTCAACTATTCCACAGGATTTCCTTACAGGAAGCGACAGAGAGCACACACTGCTAACTAAACAAACCAATAATACTAATGTCCAATTCCCTAAAAAGttccacacacagcagcagcgcTCTCTGATACCTGGGTCTGATCAGAAACACTTGCTCATTTCCATCTCCAGTGATTAGAGGGCTAACAAGAGAAGTGAGGGGGTTGTATTGAGAGACTTCAAAAGTGTATAACGGTTAGAATATACTTAGATGAAACACCGTATAGGCTGTCTACACACAGAAGATGCAAAGACAGCAGAACCAGTTTTACCTGGGAGCGTGGTTAATGAGGGGTTGGGCCTTGTACTTGGGAAACTTGTAGGACTTGAACTCGTCGATAGAAGATATTCCAGGCCAGCTGTCTTCTATTGGAGTGCCTGTGGGGGGACATTCAGTCGACCCTGTTAGAAGCAGGCTTTACTGCGGCAGCTGGAAGGGCTGCCAAAGGGGCTACATGTTAGGGTTGATGTGATTAAAGGCTCATCTGGAAAGTGTGAGCGGTTCCCTGTCAGCAGGGGGCAGCACTGACCTAGAAGCCTGAAGATGAGGTGCAGCTCGTCTTCCACCGTGGAACCTGGGAACAGGGGCCTGCCGGCAGCCATCTCGTAGAATATGCAGCCCACACCCCTGAGAGGACGCCACACATGGTAGAGATCTGAGTCTGAGTGAAGCTTTGACGCACCCAGACTAATGCAAAAGGTCACCTGCAGTTAAACTAACACTAACTTCTTGCATCAAACCCCACAAATTGTTCAAAAATCAGCGAGGttcaaactgtctgatgaaAGAAGCAGGCAAGATTCGATGTGACTTGGGCTGCCAAAACAGATGCGTCCCgtatttgaaaatgacaagatGCGTTTCTCTGTCTATATCTACAAGAATGATCTTGTTTGCGTAAGGCATTATAATGCgtaatgtaaacacaacaattaCTTCATTTTAGTTCAACATCAGGAAGTTGGCATCCCTAGATCTGACAAAGTAGCAGAGCACTTTGAAGTACAAAGTACCATTTATAGTCAAATTCCTGAAGAGTCTGGATCCTTTCTTTAGCACCGTGCGCCACATCAAAGTCACCTGTCTGCTCAGAGGAGCATCAACCAAGTGAGGAAGCTCCAAACATCTGTGCTCATTTCACAAATCACTGAAGCAACCCAAGGCttaaaatcatttcataaaaaattcTCTGTAATTGAGGACTGTTTTTGCCTCTGAAGTGTGTAGCGATGCGGgcatagacagagagagaggcctgGAGTCTGATCAGTGTTTTCAAACAGTTGAAATCACCCCTGTTGAGGGAGGCCCACTCACCACATGTCTATCTGTGTGGAGTACTCAGAGGAGCCCAGCAGCACATCGGGAGGCCGATACCACAGTGTTACCACCTCATTAGAGTATGTTTTAGTGGGCACAGACTTGGCCCTCGCCAGGCCTGTGGAGCcaagacatgaaaaataaaaacagatccAAAGGACACATTTAATAGAAATTCATATGAATGGTTTCATGGCAGAAAACTACACTCAGCTGTTTCAACTGTGTTCAATTCAGTATTAGCAAAATACAGATGATTGCAGTTTTCAATGATTTAAAGGCTGATGGCTTTGTGACGAttgattgttttggtttttaccgAAGTCGGCCAATTTGAGTTCCCCTCTGTCGTTGATGAGCAGGTTTTGCGGCTTCAGGTCTCTGTGAAGAACTTTCCGTCTGTGACAGTATGCCAAGCCTCGAAGTATCTGGAAGAGAAAGATCTGGAGAAAGACATGTTTGATCCTGATGGTTAATTCTGTTTCATATAAAGGtgatataaaaaggaaaaaatacataataaaaGCTGATTCTGGACTTCTACTTTATCAAAACCCCTGTGGGAATGGATAATTCAAGAGAacttgtttgtcttgtttgttcaACAGCAGAAAGGGTTTATCATTGTGACATACAAGAGGCATGCAtcctcattttgtttcattacaTAATCATTTTTGTATTTAGGGATTTCTATctcttttcataaaaaaaaaaatgtaaatacatttaaacaccACAAAGCAATTATTGGTGAGTGAAGTAAATAAACGAATCAGACTAAAAATGTATGCACACTCCACCACCAGGGGGCACTAAAACAGCGTTCTTCACATTGACAGCAACAAACAACCAAAGTCAAGGAAGTTGATGAAGCTGGCCAGGCCAGCAGGCCGCCTGTGGAGGCTCACCTTGACATTCAGCATGCTCAGGATGTTCCCACAGTCGTCCATGTACTGCTTCAGATCCTTGTCCTGGACGAGAgaacgaggggggggggggcggcacagacagagagagggagatagagacAACAGTTGGTAAGCAGGCCCTTATCTGCACAGGgtcatgaataataatgaagtaaaacaaattcattttagCTAAATAACATGTGAGTCATGCAGAAAGTGAGGGCAGAGGCTTTGTTAGTCTCACCAGGTATTCAAACACCAGTGTGAGCGACTTGTCTGTGTGCACGATGTCATGCAGGGTCACGATGTTTGCGTGTTTCAGGTCCTTCAGTAGTGACactgggggaaaaagaaaaaggcgaCAGTTGGAGCAATGAggatgtttaatttttcatctcCTTGTCCTAGTGTTGATGATACGGTCTGTTTGTTCTCAAATGTTTAACATCTAATGTTTCAATGTTTCAACAGGAATCTAAATCCACCGCACTTAAATTCTTGACTCGTGTCTTCTGCTTTGTGATATTCGACTCATCTTCCAGTCGCAGTTCAACTGTTAATCAGTTCAGTATCACACTTTGTAATATCCtgatttgtcttttaatttaatattgtGGTGTTGTGGTATCTTTTATCATGAGTGCTCATTATTAGACTATGTTGCATTCACTGTGGTACAGCACAAACATTattatgtgtttggtttttatttaatgttactCGTACCTgcgtttgtttttctgactaaTGAGCTGGgtttttattctcatttctcttttttggtgGCATCCTGTTTTATCCCTTAACTGTTATGTCTCCCTTCTACCAGGAAATATTACTTCCAACCAATTTAACTATAGCTTTTTGCTgagtgaagaaaataaaaatagcagaGAAATTTATTATTACTTAATCAACATTAAGCTGTGAATCCATGTGAGACCATAAGTGAACAGAAGATTTCACGGTCACTAAGCAACTACCCATAATACATTtcttgtttgcatgtgtgtttgtttttttttaactggctAAAAAATTGCAGAGACACCAGCTCATCAGAAAAGGCCGTAAACTTCCACCACCATATCCACGTGGCACTGTTTGGGCTTTGTGTATAAAGCTCGTACCTTCTCGGATCGCCGTGCATGGTGCCCCCTCCTCGTGCTCCAGTCTGATCTCCTTCAAAGCTACAAGGTTGTCTGTCAGCTTACTCCTGCCCTTGAAGACTGTAGCGTACGTGCCCTGGAGGATAGAGGGGGGCAAGAAAAGAGGTGAGGACAGAAAGCTCGACTAATACAGCATAGTTTTGTTCCATCAGAGGTCAAAAGCAAACTTTAGAACTGTGTCAGTCCATGATATTTCACAGAATATGAGAACATTAGCACCTGGTGGAAAACTAACGTACCTCCCCCAGTTTGTCCAGTTTGATGTAGGTCTCCAGCTTCCCAAATCCAATTTCTGACTAGAAGAGAAAAGGACACGCAGTGTTAATGAGGGTAGTGTCTTTATTAGTACTGACAAGACACCACAACAAATCCTTCTGATGGCCTCGCAGcgacgggggggggggtaaggaGGTCACGCAGCCCCAGCCACCATCATCGCTAATCTCTTGTGACAAAGGGCTGTTGGCTTTTACAAAGTGCTTGTTTATTGGCAGAACTTTATATTTATAGAGCACATTCAGCACTCAACTATAAACTGAATGTACTAATTTCTTATCAATTTGGCAAAACatgatttggtttttgttgttaaaacagGAGGACTGGATGCTTTTGTTATGGTAGTCAACTAACGTTTAGTTTGAATTGAAGAGGTGATGTAAGTGCATATcatgttcttaaaaaaaatgagacGATGCACATTCACTTGATAGTCACTCTGCtacaagaaataaatacaaactttTTAATAACCAAGTTGCGGTTTTAATTATCAATAAGTAAGTGGTTTAAGATTTAGATCCACAGGTCCTTGTCTTGACAAAAATGACAACCAACTTTAAAACTAAAGGCAGCATCAGGCTTTGACCCTCTGTACAGAAGAAAAGATCCTCATAAACTGAGAGGTCTGGTTGGTGAACACAGACTGCAGGGGAGCATGTATGCAAATGTGGTGGCCTAGGTGAGGCTCGGCTCGCACAGATGCGCATTCAAATTTAAGAGCACAAACTCATTGTTGAGGCAGCTGACAAAGTGAATGCTGAggtgtttgtgtaaaaatgcACGTCGACAGGCTGAGAGGATGAGAACGGTCTGTGGTCAGGCTGTGAGCTCCGTCTCTCCTCTTCAggttaaataaaacatcagtctcacagctttgttttttttatttatactcTCAGTCCGTCACTGACGAGCACTCTCCTCCTTATTCTCTCCACTTCTGTCTGATTCTCCTACACACTCCCCCGTGAAGTCAAGACTCCACTCTTAGGCGTAGGCAGTGTTTTAGTAC contains:
- the LOC115056847 gene encoding cyclin-dependent kinase 17-like; translation: MEKMKRFKRRLSQTLRGSHTIDESLSELAEQMTIEENGLKDSEPIVRNGRPPSAHSVHSFLHQYTGSIKKPPLRRPQSVIGGGLGSLMVMPRNGSRLDIVHENLKMGSDGESDQASGTSSDEVQSPTGVCLRNRGNRRISAEDLNKRLSLPADIRIPDGYLEKLQLSSPPFDQPLSRRSRRASLSEIGFGKLETYIKLDKLGEGTYATVFKGRSKLTDNLVALKEIRLEHEEGAPCTAIREVSLLKDLKHANIVTLHDIVHTDKSLTLVFEYLDKDLKQYMDDCGNILSMLNVKIFLFQILRGLAYCHRRKVLHRDLKPQNLLINDRGELKLADFGLARAKSVPTKTYSNEVVTLWYRPPDVLLGSSEYSTQIDMWGVGCIFYEMAAGRPLFPGSTVEDELHLIFRLLGTPIEDSWPGISSIDEFKSYKFPKYKAQPLINHAPRLDTDGIDLLMSFLKYESKKRISADEAMRQPYFRSLGPRVHTLPENISIFTLKEVQLQKDPGYRNLHPESGNGKSRRQSMLF